From a single Arachnia propionica genomic region:
- the purU gene encoding formyltetrahydrofolate deformylase, with protein MGLMQDLVITLRCPDGPGIVHSLTGTVVSLGGNITECQQFASADTGRFFTRIALTGPTRDDLMNVLYPVAERLEAEFDIYEQQHPTRVLLLASRTGHCINELLFQWRAGTLPIDVVGVMANHDVLRSLADFYGVPFTHRVVIPETKADFEDELLRVVEEKNVDLVVLARYMQVLSAELCDHLAGRVINIHHSFLPGFKGANPYRQAHNRGVKLIGATAHFVTSDLDEGPIIEQNVVRVDHTMGVDKLVSKGRGQESETLAEAVRLFAEHRVLMDGNRTVIFR; from the coding sequence CTGGGGCTCATGCAGGACCTCGTCATTACGTTGCGATGCCCGGATGGTCCTGGCATCGTGCATTCCCTCACCGGAACCGTCGTCTCCTTGGGGGGCAACATCACTGAATGTCAGCAGTTCGCTTCCGCCGACACGGGGCGTTTCTTCACGCGTATCGCCCTGACCGGACCCACGCGTGACGATCTGATGAACGTTCTGTACCCCGTGGCTGAAAGACTCGAGGCGGAGTTCGACATCTACGAGCAGCAACACCCCACACGTGTCCTGCTGCTCGCGTCCAGGACCGGGCACTGCATCAACGAGCTTCTGTTCCAATGGCGCGCGGGAACTCTTCCCATCGATGTCGTCGGTGTCATGGCCAATCATGACGTCCTGAGGTCGCTGGCTGATTTCTACGGAGTGCCATTCACGCACCGGGTGGTTATTCCCGAGACGAAAGCCGATTTCGAGGACGAGCTTCTCCGCGTGGTTGAGGAGAAAAACGTGGACCTGGTGGTTTTGGCCCGCTACATGCAGGTCCTCAGCGCTGAGCTGTGTGATCACCTTGCCGGGCGCGTCATCAACATCCACCATTCCTTCCTTCCCGGCTTCAAAGGGGCCAATCCCTACCGGCAGGCACACAACCGGGGGGTGAAACTCATCGGAGCAACCGCCCATTTCGTTACGAGCGATCTCGACGAGGGGCCAATTATCGAGCAGAACGTGGTCAGGGTGGATCACACCATGGGGGTCGACAAACTGGTCAGCAAGGGGCGGGGGCAGGAATCGGAGACCCTGGCGGAAGCTGTGCGCCTGTTCGCCGAACACCGGGTGCTGATGGACGGGAACAGGACGGTGATCTTCCGCTGA